Part of the Puntigrus tetrazona isolate hp1 chromosome 10, ASM1883169v1, whole genome shotgun sequence genome is shown below.
AGCCGAGACATactcattaataatatatattgtaacagaataacaaaacaagacaaagtaCGTAAGCTTTGTAGGAGTTAAACAAAGTAATGCTGATTAAACGCatcaaatgatatttaaaatctttacttaatatttaaatctttgttatttgaatcctttaagcatcacaacccAAAATGTCAGTTCATGTGCACAACTGCTCTAGACACTTTTCTGAATATCTCTGAATACTGCCGTAATATGAAACAGTACAGATTATACAGCAATAAACCGTTCCAACAATAGTAGGCACACATAATTTCATTGTGCAGTAAATGCTGTTAAGTTATAATCTTGTAAATGATcatggcttcttttttttaaaaaaaaagtaaaacccaaaacaaattTGATGTTGAGACATGTAGCTGCATAATGCCATAATGAGCTAAAAAATGCATGTAGCGCAGTGCATTGTGAAATACAGTAACATAACACCCAATGCTGTATACAGCTCATTTTGACAAATGTACTAGGCCATCGGAGTATACAGAAAAGTTGCATACCGTGCACAGTACAGTGTATTATGGCAGCGTGCTATTTCGAAAAATAGGCATGGAGTGACAGAAAGACGGAGCTTCTCGAAACAAATCTTGGCCAGTGGGTGCAGAAAAATTTTGCATTTGGCTTTCGGTCAAAGTCCTCACTGCTTTCAAGTCGTAACAGAGTCCTATGTGACTGTCTGTGGACAGAGGTGGTGTTTGTGAGTGGCCTTTCTGAGGCTGGCACGCAGGCTGGCTTCTCTCTGTACCGCTAGAGTACGGGCATCTCGCCAGCCCTGGCGATCTGGAGGACAACTGGGCATTCTCCAGGAGATGTGAGCGCTCTTTATTGGGCCTGCACCTGCTACATGAGTCCTACTCTGACTTCATGTCCATatctgttttgggtttttttccacTGACATGCACCTTCTCTAGTTCTTGCACAGACCTCTGTCGCTTACGGAGTTGCGTTTATGAAATGCTGCTTGAATGcgattttgtcttttttgtgatAAACATGTTGGTCCCCACACCTTTCATGCGTTTCTGTAAGTtatgtaactattttatttattatgctgaAAGTACTGAGTTGATGCCGTACATACAACCTGGTTCTCTCCAagagttttattgtgtttttgctttgtttttttaatcataaaatcagctttctttttaaatctttcacATCAAAATATTAAGGACAAGAAACCATGGTTTCTGGTGGTGTTTGGATTAGATGTTGAGTAATTTAAAGCTGCATGGAGGATACTGCTAAATGATTTTAGAAATAGGAGAACATTCACTGaacctttttgttgttgaagtTCTACCAGTAAAGGCAAAAACAGTATTATGCATGCTGTATTTTGCTCTTGTTTTAGAGGAGGAGCTGAACTTCTATTTGATGGGGTCAAGAATCATCATGTGACACTCCCTGGCCAATCAGATCCTTGTGAgtatattcaaaaaaatgtacctTCTGTTTTGTTCATGGGGTTACTATTGCTTAGTAACTTAGTATTAAAAgcacagttcaccaaaaaaatgaacattctgtcaacTTTACATGATTTAATGATGTTCTagatgtttgtgcatgtgtgagacTTTATTTTGTGGCATGCTGTTTTTGTCCATATGATCCATGGGGTCCAAAATACTGCGtggaaaaacactttcaaaataacctttgttccacaaaaaaatgaaagtcataTATGTTTGGATATTATATGATGAAGGCTGAGCTTTTTGTTGGATCGATCTggaccaaaaaagaaaatatatttggttCACATTGGCATTTTTAAAAGAGAACCTAAAGAAACCAAATCTAAAGGCATATTCATATGCCCACAACCTGATTGGTTGGGTtgaataatgtatattttaccCTAACTTAACAAACAGATCAAATAGGTATGTTCGACTTGAGTTTCATTGTGTGtacatatgattttatttttaccacCTGCCAACAAAGAGTTCATAAAAAGCACTTTACCTAATTGCTTTACGTTTGCCGTCTGCTCATTATGTTTTGGATATGTTCACGTTGGTCAAATCGCGTCACATCTTGTCACAACATCCTGTTTTCGGTTCTTTTAGAAGTATTTGGTCCGTGttgcattcagattttatttgaaCATCACCAGAGTTCGTTTGGATGGGGACCGAGACCCAAGTTTGATTCGGATGGCAGCGTTCACCCTTAGTCAAATGAACTGCACTAACAGAGCAATCACACTGGAGATTGCTTTAATTGAACCAAATATGACAAGTGTGAACATACTCTTAGTGACATACTCCAACCATTTGAATTTTTGACAGGAAAGTAACCACCAAGCAATGCTTCAGATACCACCCAGAACATCCCATGAACCACAGCAACATATTATTACACTGCAGTGTTGGGCCAATTCTATACCAAGCTAGTGCTTTGCTATTCACCGCACTGATGACTTAATTTGCTCCAAATAtcctcttcctttctctcccAATGCCAGTGATTCGGAAGTAAGATTCACTTATTGGCCTTATGCCCCGCTGGAACTAAAGGATGTCTTTTTTCTCTGCTGCTCCTATAGAAGAGAGTCACACAAATCATACCAAATTATGTGGCTCTTTTTCCACATCTATCTTTTTTCTGCCTTCCCTCTGTCTGATGGCCTTTTCCCATTCGCCTCCTTTCCTCCCCTGACCTCTCAGAGCCCTGGTTCACACGCTTCCCTGGACACCTTTTCTTCTAGCGAGTCCGGCTTTCACCCTGACGCCGGGCCATTGGTGAACCAGTGCCGGCTCTCCATCACAAATCGAGTTTTTCTTCCCCCTCCACCGACCCCTCCCTCCCTCAGCAACAATGGAGCTGAGCCCCTTCTCCATACATCCCACCTCCCCCTCAACCACCAACATCTGTGAGCCTCCCTGCGCCCAGCCATTCTTTCCCTAACTGCTCCATTATTGGGCCCCTTTCACTTGTAAATGCAGCCAGTGATACTGTTGATGGATCTTTTATGCCTAGTGCTGGGGTCACAGGAAAGGTATGGAGAATGGAGGGCCAGTAAAGGAGGGAGTGACAATTGTTACAAAGCACTAAATCCTTTTTGTGTGCAGTCATTTTTTTGGGATGCCTGACAGTACAAATGCCTCACTCCTACAAACACCTTGCATTCCTACAGCTTCCTGGTGGGACTTTTGGGTAAAAGTGGTGGGATGTTTGGCTGTGGGGGAGCACTTGTATTGCCCCCTGGTATTTAAGCACAGAGTGGGTAACATGTTCTCTGCCATCGCTGGATTGCATGGCAGTCATTTGAGAGTCATTAGTGCAAAAGATAGATTAGGAAAGTGAGACCTTACATCCTGTGCAAATGCTCAGAAGTAGCTGGAAGAACTGTAGTTACGAAACAGTATAATTTTTCATTGATCTTTCTATGTGGGTAAGTCTCCACCAATAATTAGTTAAGTTATATAAACTTCTGTTTTCTTccttaaaagaataattaaccCCAAAATCTAACTTCTTTTCAAAATACCGTCACAAACCAGTAGGACCTTTGTTTATCCACAAGCTTTTTGAATCTGCATAGACTCGTAAGCCCATAAAGGTAGCAAGGCGGttgttaaaacagtccatgtgacattagtgTTCAACcgactgacacagaagagaagaaaccgttgaataaagtcattatttttgttttctttgcacacaaaaactattcttgtagcttcatcaAATTACGGCTGAATCACTGATGCCACTTGACGATGTCCTTAATGGCTTTCTGGGCCTTGTaagttgcgttgctgtctatgcagtgTCAGAAAGATGAACGAAGGTattgcaggtttggaacgacatgaaagtgagtaattaatgacagaattatcatcTTCAAACATAGTTCTGCAAGCTCAGCTTGGTACCTCAAGGATGATCCAGCTGATTAGTAGGAGAGTACAGACGTTCAGAAACTTAGCCTAGCCTAGTAGTACTACTCTTTCTTTATAGCCAGTCAATTTACCTCCCTGTACATTGGTCTTAGTCTTCCAGTTGGGGTCTGAGGTACATGTAACAGGAATAAAGTGTGTTAGTATTTTTGCATCCCTCTCCCAGCTCTGAGGTTGAGAACTTTTCTTTGGTGGCCTTGCCAAACAAGAGAAGGGTCAAGCTCTGTGGCACCAGAGTATCCACGACAACCTGTCCACAAAAGTGGACGGCAGGAGGGAATGTGGCCAAAGACCTCGCAGGGGCCCGGGGATGACCTTGGAGCACTTTTGAAGCCTAAAGACCCTACGCAtgtttgtgggcatgatttgaGTATGTCACGGATGACTGGCTATGATTGCTAAGGCTGACACTGATGCTCAACACTAATCCCGCCTAAATTTTCTGTCCACTGGTCCACAGTGATTGATGAGTGGTGCTGAGCCCCCCGccaccgaacacacacacacacacacgaacgtCACAGAAACGCCAACCCTCATATCCCAAGTAAGATGAATGACTTCATTCCCTCCCACCCACAGATAACGGCGATAATGATGATCGTCATGCAAAGAGAAAGGAAACGAAGAGAGTTAGCCAGCCACTATGCTACGCAGACGCCGCCACCCTCCCACGCATTCcttatcccagcatgcacctgtCTGCGGTGACGCATACTCCCCCTCCCGATCCTGTTTTTCCTCGGTCTCCTCCTACCTCACCATGACCTATCCAGTTCTTTTCGTCTTCCATTCTATCTCAAATGAGGGCAGAAGAGATGTGGGGCGTCTTGTTGATACCCCTCACTCTTTACCCCCGGCTCACGTCAACCACTCTTTGTATGAGAAAACGAAGCGGGAGACTCTCGCCTTCGCTTTTTTTCCAACTTCCCCCAATCAAAGGACTGATGTGGCTAAAAGTGATCACGTCTGTTTTTTGCCCCTGCTTTTGGTGCTAGTCAATATTCATTGCAGTAGCGTTGCACTGAGGCAAGCATCACTCTTCTTTATAGGTTCAGGATTGTGGGCTAGCTGAGCTGCAAGGTACAACGATCGTTACACAACTGAAGAGGCTGACAGCGATCCAATTAACCTGAAACAGCCTCTGTTGCTCGACCCCTGCCTCTCGCCGAGAAGCACGCCACGCGCTTACGAGCGCACACACTTGCACGCATTGGTGCTGACATCTCTGAAAGCTTCAGTTCTGGTGGAAACTTGCCCAGTCGAGAGTATTGTATAGACCCGCACTCCTGCACCCACTTGCCCTCCTCTTTCGTCCTCTTGCTAATTTGTCCTGGTCTAATTATACACGCTTACATAGCCAGTTAGCTGTAGCACAACTCTGCAAGCGGTCATCTCCTCAAACTCATCAAGGGTATCCCAGTCCCCTTCCGCAGGTTCTCTGCTTCTAGTCACCACTGCTCACCTGAGACCTTAACGTCCATCCCTGCTGCTCAAATTGAGAACTGCCACCACACGCTGAGTGCGAGAGGACGGTGTTCGGTGTTAAATGTTGTCAAACGCCTCAGTAAATGGAGctccttttaaaaaagaaaatcttccCTTATGGGATTTACACAGCCGAGATATATGCTGACACACATAAGAACACCTACACAGACGTTGCCAGCTATCCTCGCCCTTCACATACGTCCGAGGATTGTATAAAATGAAACTGCATTAAAGTTTTGTGTTAGTATTTATTTCAGTGGTTCAGGTAAGTTGCTGTGGATGTTTATTCACACAAGGATTAAACCTATGCACAGGATTATATCGCAGGGATCAGCAGCagtatggatttttttttgtgtgcaggTGAGTCCATGCGTGTGTTCGGATAGGGTGGGCAGCGCGGTAGCTATTTCTGATGTTTTTCAAAGCGCCGTCTCTGATGTCACATTTCCAATAAGTGTAATGGCCTTTCTTACAGACGATGTTCAAGAATACAAAATACGCTAAGTGCGCAATTTGCGTGCTCAGCCTTACCAATGTCAACCACAGGAAACTCGCAAACGAAAAATTCTAACTCCTCCCCGGatcaaatgaaaacatctccatctctcgttttttcttttttctcccccCCCCGATCCTCACTCGTTCTCCGTCTTTGTCTCCATCACCCCTCTGAGCAGAAAACTGGTACGTTCCAGAAATGGACGCTGATGATACAATGTTAATGTTGGACGTACAGACTTGTCCGCCATGTTGAACAGCTGGACTTCATGGCTTAAACGCACGTGCAGATATAAAACGGTTACCCATCGTCGCATGCTAAAACTGTCACACGTCTTGAAGGCCAAACTTTAATATCAGCTAATagttttgatttgaaatatatttgcatgGCTAAAGTAAATTGTGTAACACATCAAAACATTCTAAGCAAAAATTACCGACTTTTTATTGTAGGCTTACAATGGTCATCTGGTGAAGCATATTTTGTTGTCATGGGGGGGTGTGCAGACATCGTAGATTTAATTTGAATTCACATTGGACCGCTGGGTTTATATCCATCAATCATTACCACGACCCAACCCCCCCCCATCCGCACCTCCACAGATATATGGCTTTTCGGCGCTATCCTTAAAACCTTCATCACGTTTATCCGGTCGCTGCTTTTAGGCTGATACGGCTACAGTTGATGGCGTTTACGAATCTGAATGTATACGCCATCGCTGGTATGTTTTTAATGGCATGCTCAAAAATGACAGTGGGCGAGTCTGTTCTTGATATACCTCCTTCAAACCCCCTCCCACCTCGCATTCGAGGCTCTGTCGCGTCACATCGACCGTGGGGCTGGCTCACTGAACTCTGAcctgtgacctttgacctctgtgGTACTCTTCCAGGGGACATGAAGCAGCTGCTTGCGTGGATTCGAGGGAACATGCTGAAGGAGCGCCCAGAGCTCTTTATGCAGGGCAACACTGTGTAAGTACACAGACGCAGACCCACAGTAAATATGTTACTGATGCAGGATGATGCTCaggcaaacatacacacgcGCTGTAGACACACACTCGTAATAAATGCAGTGCTGCGCGTTGGATGCAGAATCACACCACGCTCCCCGATGCAACGCGTACATATTTGGCCAGTGataaaattattgcattatattgcaTTAGTAAAGGTGTAGGAAAtctttatgtaaatgtgtgtgtggtgtgctcAGAATTTGTACAGTTATTATAGTTCTAGTGTTCTTGCCTTCTCAGCTTAATACTGAACGGTAGTGGGGTGTTTTTTTGGTATAATTCTGATACAATCACTTTATCCCCAAAATTATGCTTTTTGCATTCTCCAAcaagtatgtttttttctaagagTGATTTGT
Proteins encoded:
- the urm1 gene encoding ubiquitin-related modifier 1, whose translation is MAAPLGLHLEFGGGAELLFDGVKNHHVTLPGQSDPWDMKQLLAWIRGNMLKERPELFMQGNTVRPGILVLINDADWELMGELEYQLQDRDNVVFISTLHGG